The following proteins come from a genomic window of Venturia canescens isolate UGA chromosome 4, ASM1945775v1, whole genome shotgun sequence:
- the LOC122409866 gene encoding E3 ubiquitin-protein ligase RNF123-like isoform X3 — protein MEIQDIVRKIFGPGFNELSDELATGVIGGAKSKVYNFANPSSLSRAECYIEAALAEDDASKIQEDQRPGRIGPKLVKFDVATHHGLFIVSPDRLSVNSQSNFSTIKANTALYSGKWLYEVQLGSKGVMQIGWGTAQCKFSHESGVGDTVTSFAYDGNRVRKWNVTTYKYGEAWLSGDIIGCALDLDEGCVSFYRNGRNLGVAFENIPRGAGIAYFPTVSLAFTENLMANFGSTPLKYPVKGYEAPQAPPRNELKKVLLLLEWLTRLLVQMKERSRDTGFRNFDESSTNVQQTSKNNGVMKRVSIETYLLCLSRLIIKYLGPLLTSSHVTEALFIPFIRRIKSSEKSQEQQNPQELMLCLDLMWMFMEQEEMKVCLENTVVSLLSSFRHASLMISYPNQCDNLAPLIDLCRHAKTRQHLLQYVLFDRVRFANFLHVKPLDEHGLKEVVNKIWWETDPPLIDDSLDISKKSYMDACNEIKNAISELECLQVELLVLLLDNNDATNRTPSSRTIFLTKFRRFLHENLVSGRTPLPITVCCFHRLLGAFKVLWLYTEDTIFIPCRSFYDGSLDYYGIDRLGGVLSHLNKTYKRDLIANLGSNHEIIARMEDGERRMAQESSSATAGVTASPNGTLMGEAGRAALNEIPTLARLISMNSSGAPAAATAATVPMILERLGYTSSNNRRREEDTARRLARPGSADERLSLLELLDGIILFYHAAAKKQIAKIAGLRESMSEYIVALSEATRRLESINHNKKSKDDEEAINIERELIRTIGVFKKKLIEQSRHMAWVRAAVYSEEKQQQIAWLLRVVTWTLAKSSQEGSMFSFVPEFYLEALSDLCLGLRSHFHPTVPIEKIPDYEALLIEVGQYLCNHFLDPRIVNANSKDTLILTLAGFVSNPLTLRGLERVSEKSRLNFVTNLLRPYENRAWAQSNWVLVRFWQGHGFAFRYETSPHLSKKIGPKMLQQDSIAQPIKPCPSIIYQNHVKQVLLNNLSQTIKFLNSLLNQLNWAFSEFIGMVQEIHNVSSRPERVFIESRQLKICATCFDLAVSLLRVIEMIATIAPAIFNDPARFSSENLLIRLCQLLCQILNRVSSQTSSFQHVVLLDIPDLETVDHFPILAAVIGILLALLQQEITSKHAHEAKEVPRTTGTLLMEPSFQMSSLYFVLGEGTTKKPALKNIKTFTLLNCEPTQHKMLLVFRYHHILLVQ, from the exons ATGGAGATACAGGACATTGTAAGGAAAATTTTTGGACCCGGTTTCAATGAGCTATCGGATGAACTTGCAACTGGTGTTATTGGTGGAGCCAAATCAAAAGTTTACAATTTTGCAAATCCAAGCAG TTTGAGTCGAGCCGAATGTTATATAGAAGCGGCTCTGGCCGAGGATGATGCATCAAAGATACAAGAAGATCAACGGCCCGGACGAATAGGACCAAAGTTGGTGAAATTTGACGTCGCTACTCATCACGGGCTTTTCATTGTTTCACCGGACAGACTGAGCGTCAATTCCCAAAGCAACTTTAGTACCATAAAAGCCAATACAGCTTTGTACAGCGGCAAATGGTTGTACGAAGTCCAATTGGGGTCCAAAGGTGTAATGCAAATAGGCTGGGGAACTGCGCAATGTAAATTCAGTCACGAGTCAGGCGTAG GTGATACGGTTACGTCGTTCGCGTACGATGGGAATCGCGtacgaaaatggaatgtaACTACGTACAAATACGGGGAGGCTTGGCTTTCCGGTGATATTATCGGTTGCGCATTGGACTTGGATGAGGGATGCGTATCATTTTACAGAAATGGAAGGAATCTTGGGGTGGCGTTCGAAAATATTCCAAGAGGAGCGGGAATCGCATATTTTCCAACCGTTAGTCTCGCATTCACTGAAAATTTGATGGCAAATTTTGGCTCAACACCATTGAAATATCCGGTCAAGGGATACGAGGCCCCTCAAGCACCACCGAGGAATGAGCTCAAAAAAGTACTACTTTTGCTCGAATGGCTGACGAGACTCCTCGTACAAATGAAAGAAAGAAGCCGAGATACgggatttcgaaatttcgacgaaTCCTCAACGAATGTTCAACAAACATCGAAGAATAATGGGGTGATGAAGAGGGTTTCCATCGAGACATACCTGTTATGCTTGAGCAGGCTAATCATTAAATATTTGGGACCTCTTTTGACCTCATCCCACGTAACCGAAGCACTTTTTATACCATTCATCCGAAGAATAAAATCGTCCGAAAAGTCGCAGGAGCAACAAAATCCGCAGGAATTAATGCTATGTCTCGATCTAATGTGGATGTTTATGGAACAAGAGGAGATGAAAGTTTGCTTGGAAAATACAGTTGTTTCTTTGCTGTCGTCTTTTAGACACGCATCATTGATGATCTCGTATCCGAATCAATGCGACAACCTTGCGCCCCTGATAGATCTTTGTCGTCACGCTAAAACGAGACAACACCTTTTGCAGTACGTACTCTTCGATCGTGTGAGGTTTGCTAATTTTCTTCACGTAAAACCGCTCGATGAACACGGTTTGAAGGAGGttgttaataaaatttggtgggAAACCGATCCGCCGCTGATCGATGACTCGCTCGATATCTCCAAAAAGAGCTACATGGATGCTTGCAACGAGATCAAGAATGCTATATCGG AATTGGAATGCCTTCAGGTTGAACTGCTCGTTCTCCTCTTGGATAACAACGACGCCACTAACCGTACTCCTTCCTCAAGGACCATTTTTCTCACCAAGTTTCGACGATTTCTTCACGAAAATCTCGTCTCCGGTAGA ACACCTCTACCCATTACCGTGTGCTGTTTCCATCGTCTTCTCGGAGCTTTCAAGGTCTTGTGGCTTTATACCGAAGATACAATTTTCATACCATGCAG ATCTTTTTATGATGGTTCCCTCGATTATTACGGTATCGACAGACTCGGTGGTGTTTTATCGCATTTGAACAAGACATACAAGAGGGATTTAATTGCGAATTTGGGAAGTAATCACGAGATTATAGCGAGAATGGAAGACGGTGAAAGAAGAATGGCGCAAGAGTCGAGTAGCGCTACCGCTGGCGTCACCGCGAGCCCAAATGGCACGTTAATGGGCGAAGCAGGCCGAGCCGCTCTCAACGAAATACCAACTTTAGCGCGTTTGATAAGCATGAACTCATCGGGAGCGCCGGCAGCAGCGACCGCGGCGACTGTTCCGATGATACTCGAAAGACTCGGTTATACGTCGAGCAATAACCGGCGGAGGGAAGAGGATACTGCGAGGAGGCTCGCTCGGCCCGGTTCCGCGGACGAACGACTCTCGTTGCTCGAGCTTCTCGACGgtataatattattttatcatgCCGCTGCGAAGAAACAAATTGCGAAAATAGCGGGTCTCCGCGAGAGCATGTCGGAATACATCGTTGCACTCTCGGAAGCAACGAGACGTCTCGAGTCGAttaatcataataaaaaatccaaGGACGACGAGGAAGCTATAaatatcgaaagagaattgatTCGCACGATTGGtgtttttaagaaaaaattgatcgaacaATCGCGACACATGGCTTGGGTACGCGCCGCCGTTTATTCCGAAGAGAAGCAGCAACAAATAGCTTGGCTGTTGCGCGTCGTTACCTGGACGCTCGCTAAATCGAGCCAAGAGGGCAGCATGTTTAGTTTCGTTCCAGAGTTTTATCTCGAAGCACTCTCCGACTTGTGCCTCGGTCTGCGTAGTCATTTCCATCCGACCGTACCGATCGAAAAGATACCCGATTACGAAGCTCTCTTGATCGAGGTTGGACAGTATTTGTGCAATCATTTTTTAGATCCACGAATCGTTAACGCAAACTCCAAGGATACCCTCATACTGACCCTCGCTGGTTTCGTCTCGAATCCTCTGACCCTGAGGGGACTCGAGCGAGTATCAGAAAAATCTCGTCTCAATTTTGTTACGAATCTTTTGAGACCCTATGAGAACCGCGCTTGGGCACAATCCAATTGGGTGTTGGTCAGATTTTGGCAGGGACACGGTTTTGCCTTTCGCTACGAAACTAGTCCccatctttcgaaaaaaattggcccAAAGATGTTGCAACAGGATTCTATAGCGCAACCCATCA AGCCTTGTCCATCgattatttatcaaaatcacgTAAAGCAGGTCTTGCTGAACAATTTGTCGCAGACTATCAAGTTTTTAAATTCTCTCCTGAATCAGCTAAACTGGGCTTTTTCTGAATTCATCGGTATGGTACAAGAAATTCATAATGTATCCTCGAGACCCGAGCGGGTATTCATCGAATCTCGACAGCTCAAAATTTGCGCAACCTGCTTCGATCTCGCTGTTTCTCTTCTGAGAGTCATAGAAATGATCGCTACCATAGCTCCGGCCATATTCAACGATCCTGCCCGATTTTCCAGTGAAAATTTACTCATCAGGCTATGCCAG TTGTTGTGCCAAATTTTGAATCGCGTGAGTTCCCAAACGAGCTCCTTTCAACACGTCGTTTTGTTGGATATACCGGATTTGGAGACTGTCGATCATTTTCCGATTCTTGCCGCCGTTATTGGCATTCTCTTGGCTCTTTTGCAACAAGAAATAACATCCAAACATG cTCACGAAGCTAAAGAGGTTCCGCGAACGACTGGAACTCTCCTAATGGAGCCGAGTTTTCAGATGAGCTCACTGTATTTCGTTCTCGGCGAGGGAACAACCAAGAAACCCGCtctgaaaaacataaaaacatttaCTCTCTTGAATTGTGAGCCTACTCAACACAAAATGCTGCTCGTGTTTCGTTATCACCATATACTACTCGTTca ATAA
- the LOC122409866 gene encoding E3 ubiquitin-protein ligase RNF123-like isoform X4, with product MEIQDIVRKIFGPGFNELSDELATGVIGGAKSKVYNFANPSSLSRAECYIEAALAEDDASKIQEDQRPGRIGPKLVKFDVATHHGLFIVSPDRLSVNSQSNFSTIKANTALYSGKWLYEVQLGSKGVMQIGWGTAQCKFSHESGVGDTVTSFAYDGNRVRKWNVTTYKYGEAWLSGDIIGCALDLDEGCVSFYRNGRNLGVAFENIPRGAGIAYFPTVSLAFTENLMANFGSTPLKYPVKGYEAPQAPPRNELKKVLLLLEWLTRLLVQMKERSRDTGFRNFDESSTNVQQTSKNNGVMKRVSIETYLLCLSRLIIKYLGPLLTSSHVTEALFIPFIRRIKSSEKSQEQQNPQELMLCLDLMWMFMEQEEMKVCLENTVVSLLSSFRHASLMISYPNQCDNLAPLIDLCRHAKTRQHLLQSFYDGSLDYYGIDRLGGVLSHLNKTYKRDLIANLGSNHEIIARMEDGERRMAQESSSATAGVTASPNGTLMGEAGRAALNEIPTLARLISMNSSGAPAAATAATVPMILERLGYTSSNNRRREEDTARRLARPGSADERLSLLELLDGIILFYHAAAKKQIAKIAGLRESMSEYIVALSEATRRLESINHNKKSKDDEEAINIERELIRTIGVFKKKLIEQSRHMAWVRAAVYSEEKQQQIAWLLRVVTWTLAKSSQEGSMFSFVPEFYLEALSDLCLGLRSHFHPTVPIEKIPDYEALLIEVGQYLCNHFLDPRIVNANSKDTLILTLAGFVSNPLTLRGLERVSEKSRLNFVTNLLRPYENRAWAQSNWVLVRFWQGHGFAFRYETSPHLSKKIGPKMLQQDSIAQPIKPCPSIIYQNHVKQVLLNNLSQTIKFLNSLLNQLNWAFSEFIGMVQEIHNVSSRPERVFIESRQLKICATCFDLAVSLLRVIEMIATIAPAIFNDPARFSSENLLIRLCQLLCQILNRVSSQTSSFQHVVLLDIPDLETVDHFPILAAVIGILLALLQQEITSKHAHEAKEVPRTTGTLLMEPSFQMSSLYFVLGEGTTKKPALKNIKTFTLLNYKEDVSEADIVSVRDMIKHLEINRGLLPETRLISDDDDTCTICYAYPIAVTFKPCNHRSCRGCIDRHVLNSRECFFCKTIIIEIHDLEGQLLHDLTSSSSSSNSSEPSSGLPSAATP from the exons ATGGAGATACAGGACATTGTAAGGAAAATTTTTGGACCCGGTTTCAATGAGCTATCGGATGAACTTGCAACTGGTGTTATTGGTGGAGCCAAATCAAAAGTTTACAATTTTGCAAATCCAAGCAG TTTGAGTCGAGCCGAATGTTATATAGAAGCGGCTCTGGCCGAGGATGATGCATCAAAGATACAAGAAGATCAACGGCCCGGACGAATAGGACCAAAGTTGGTGAAATTTGACGTCGCTACTCATCACGGGCTTTTCATTGTTTCACCGGACAGACTGAGCGTCAATTCCCAAAGCAACTTTAGTACCATAAAAGCCAATACAGCTTTGTACAGCGGCAAATGGTTGTACGAAGTCCAATTGGGGTCCAAAGGTGTAATGCAAATAGGCTGGGGAACTGCGCAATGTAAATTCAGTCACGAGTCAGGCGTAG GTGATACGGTTACGTCGTTCGCGTACGATGGGAATCGCGtacgaaaatggaatgtaACTACGTACAAATACGGGGAGGCTTGGCTTTCCGGTGATATTATCGGTTGCGCATTGGACTTGGATGAGGGATGCGTATCATTTTACAGAAATGGAAGGAATCTTGGGGTGGCGTTCGAAAATATTCCAAGAGGAGCGGGAATCGCATATTTTCCAACCGTTAGTCTCGCATTCACTGAAAATTTGATGGCAAATTTTGGCTCAACACCATTGAAATATCCGGTCAAGGGATACGAGGCCCCTCAAGCACCACCGAGGAATGAGCTCAAAAAAGTACTACTTTTGCTCGAATGGCTGACGAGACTCCTCGTACAAATGAAAGAAAGAAGCCGAGATACgggatttcgaaatttcgacgaaTCCTCAACGAATGTTCAACAAACATCGAAGAATAATGGGGTGATGAAGAGGGTTTCCATCGAGACATACCTGTTATGCTTGAGCAGGCTAATCATTAAATATTTGGGACCTCTTTTGACCTCATCCCACGTAACCGAAGCACTTTTTATACCATTCATCCGAAGAATAAAATCGTCCGAAAAGTCGCAGGAGCAACAAAATCCGCAGGAATTAATGCTATGTCTCGATCTAATGTGGATGTTTATGGAACAAGAGGAGATGAAAGTTTGCTTGGAAAATACAGTTGTTTCTTTGCTGTCGTCTTTTAGACACGCATCATTGATGATCTCGTATCCGAATCAATGCGACAACCTTGCGCCCCTGATAGATCTTTGTCGTCACGCTAAAACGAGACAACACCTTTTGCA ATCTTTTTATGATGGTTCCCTCGATTATTACGGTATCGACAGACTCGGTGGTGTTTTATCGCATTTGAACAAGACATACAAGAGGGATTTAATTGCGAATTTGGGAAGTAATCACGAGATTATAGCGAGAATGGAAGACGGTGAAAGAAGAATGGCGCAAGAGTCGAGTAGCGCTACCGCTGGCGTCACCGCGAGCCCAAATGGCACGTTAATGGGCGAAGCAGGCCGAGCCGCTCTCAACGAAATACCAACTTTAGCGCGTTTGATAAGCATGAACTCATCGGGAGCGCCGGCAGCAGCGACCGCGGCGACTGTTCCGATGATACTCGAAAGACTCGGTTATACGTCGAGCAATAACCGGCGGAGGGAAGAGGATACTGCGAGGAGGCTCGCTCGGCCCGGTTCCGCGGACGAACGACTCTCGTTGCTCGAGCTTCTCGACGgtataatattattttatcatgCCGCTGCGAAGAAACAAATTGCGAAAATAGCGGGTCTCCGCGAGAGCATGTCGGAATACATCGTTGCACTCTCGGAAGCAACGAGACGTCTCGAGTCGAttaatcataataaaaaatccaaGGACGACGAGGAAGCTATAaatatcgaaagagaattgatTCGCACGATTGGtgtttttaagaaaaaattgatcgaacaATCGCGACACATGGCTTGGGTACGCGCCGCCGTTTATTCCGAAGAGAAGCAGCAACAAATAGCTTGGCTGTTGCGCGTCGTTACCTGGACGCTCGCTAAATCGAGCCAAGAGGGCAGCATGTTTAGTTTCGTTCCAGAGTTTTATCTCGAAGCACTCTCCGACTTGTGCCTCGGTCTGCGTAGTCATTTCCATCCGACCGTACCGATCGAAAAGATACCCGATTACGAAGCTCTCTTGATCGAGGTTGGACAGTATTTGTGCAATCATTTTTTAGATCCACGAATCGTTAACGCAAACTCCAAGGATACCCTCATACTGACCCTCGCTGGTTTCGTCTCGAATCCTCTGACCCTGAGGGGACTCGAGCGAGTATCAGAAAAATCTCGTCTCAATTTTGTTACGAATCTTTTGAGACCCTATGAGAACCGCGCTTGGGCACAATCCAATTGGGTGTTGGTCAGATTTTGGCAGGGACACGGTTTTGCCTTTCGCTACGAAACTAGTCCccatctttcgaaaaaaattggcccAAAGATGTTGCAACAGGATTCTATAGCGCAACCCATCA AGCCTTGTCCATCgattatttatcaaaatcacgTAAAGCAGGTCTTGCTGAACAATTTGTCGCAGACTATCAAGTTTTTAAATTCTCTCCTGAATCAGCTAAACTGGGCTTTTTCTGAATTCATCGGTATGGTACAAGAAATTCATAATGTATCCTCGAGACCCGAGCGGGTATTCATCGAATCTCGACAGCTCAAAATTTGCGCAACCTGCTTCGATCTCGCTGTTTCTCTTCTGAGAGTCATAGAAATGATCGCTACCATAGCTCCGGCCATATTCAACGATCCTGCCCGATTTTCCAGTGAAAATTTACTCATCAGGCTATGCCAG TTGTTGTGCCAAATTTTGAATCGCGTGAGTTCCCAAACGAGCTCCTTTCAACACGTCGTTTTGTTGGATATACCGGATTTGGAGACTGTCGATCATTTTCCGATTCTTGCCGCCGTTATTGGCATTCTCTTGGCTCTTTTGCAACAAGAAATAACATCCAAACATG cTCACGAAGCTAAAGAGGTTCCGCGAACGACTGGAACTCTCCTAATGGAGCCGAGTTTTCAGATGAGCTCACTGTATTTCGTTCTCGGCGAGGGAACAACCAAGAAACCCGCtctgaaaaacataaaaacatttaCTCTCTTGAATT ATAAGGAGGACGTGAGCGAGGCAGATATCGTTTCGGTTCGAGATATGATAAAACATTTGGAGATTAATCGTGGATTGTTACCAGAGACTAGATTGAtcagcgacgacgacgatacCTGCACCATCTGTTACGCTTATCCAATCGCCGTTACTTTCAAGCCTTGTAATCATCGCTCATGCCGCGGCTGCATCGATCGACACGTACTAAATAGTCGCGAATGTTTCTTTTGTAAAACTATTATTATTGAGATTCATGATCTCGAAGGTCAACTTTTGCACGATCTCACgagtagcagcagcagcagcaacagcagcgaGCCCTCGTCCGGATTGCCCTCGGCCGCCACGCCATGA